The Borrelia turcica IST7 genome includes a window with the following:
- a CDS encoding DUF3890 domain-containing protein: protein MSATTNSIDEIHRRILELLSLNAEILSIENLKTYIHLLEDILLAKRVEPTLLSSNESFLLVYYFVACQLIKKGTLTSFTFNRIKSEKLGELAVEYSDPARNKEIDSKDFCNEFNELLDDLTKRGYKRVKPLGVI from the coding sequence ATGAGTGCAACTACAAATAGTATTGATGAGATTCATAGACGTATTTTAGAGCTTTTAAGCCTTAATGCAGAAATCCTGTCTATAGAAAACCTTAAGACTTATATTCATCTACTAGAAGATATTCTCTTGGCAAAGAGAGTAGAACCCACTCTACTCTCTTCAAATGAGTCATTTCTTTTAGTCTACTATTTTGTAGCTTGCCAACTTATTAAAAAGGGTACCCTTACTTCCTTTACATTTAATCGAATTAAATCGGAAAAGTTGGGTGAACTTGCAGTAGAATACTCAGACCCAGCACGCAATAAGGAGATTGATTCTAAGGATTTTTGCAACGAGTTTAATGAATTATTAGATGATTTAACCAAAAGGGGATACAAGCGAGTAAAACCATTAGGAGTAATATAA
- a CDS encoding DUF1506 family protein — MSLSLTRLSASTSRVINHFKQELLLYKRSVSQNDAYKTVEQAYAQNPVNFTGSISSLSVVELDNLLSIGGQDPTSYLKVYTADLSIDIKRGDRISINGCFYLVDSIRMHKRIGISLLEMVIKEEVWE; from the coding sequence ATGAGCCTGTCACTTACAAGGCTTAGCGCTTCTACTAGTAGAGTTATTAATCACTTTAAACAAGAATTACTTCTCTACAAGAGAAGCGTATCTCAAAATGATGCATATAAAACGGTAGAGCAAGCTTACGCGCAAAATCCTGTAAATTTTACAGGTAGCATATCCTCATTAAGTGTAGTGGAACTAGATAATCTTTTAAGCATAGGAGGCCAAGACCCAACATCTTATCTTAAGGTCTACACAGCAGACTTAAGCATAGATATTAAAAGAGGCGACAGGATAAGCATTAATGGATGCTTTTATTTAGTTGATTCTATTCGTATGCATAAAAGGATAGGAATCTCTTTACTAGAAATGGTTATAAAGGAAGAAGTATGGGAATAA
- a CDS encoding DUF1322 family protein — MSSQNKNSSFLHIYHKYKQFIDKELKSKDNQYILPLILGICNDLEQIKQLDGKDFRLIRKACLLKLEYEEWNLILNKIPF, encoded by the coding sequence ATGAGCAGTCAAAATAAAAACTCTTCATTTTTACATATTTACCATAAATACAAACAATTTATTGATAAGGAATTAAAGTCAAAAGACAATCAATATATTTTGCCTCTAATTTTAGGTATCTGTAATGATTTAGAGCAAATCAAACAACTTGATGGTAAGGATTTTAGGCTCATAAGAAAAGCATGCCTTTTAAAATTAGAGTATGAAGAATGGAACCTTATACTTAATAAGATTCCATTCTAG
- a CDS encoding tyrosine-type recombinase/integrase, with amino-acid sequence MSRKTLLSTDKKVPNPSNIIYSNLNNPDVFINSLATAYKNKQIDNEYIFTLSNLLNRDTYAKLLNLILDKDNPVLINENNNAGEQKKRAITKYRKKNIRKKTNFYMSITKEQILKILELSYEQDKIMGMFYYLQYMTGSRCSEIANIKMQDIRKVAVDGEYMYRINIHVAKKRGETVIRPVLVSLLDFDKIQDAHREYAQANIKNRISLHNYNYLKRTYLFQKTKYKSLSTDNMGFFLRQIIQKVTRKKHIGKCSHIFRHYRIFLMKNSNVPSYDIKEEFHFSNISMVDRYGKPLIDKKKDYEFMINEKPSFAK; translated from the coding sequence ATGAGTAGAAAAACACTGCTAAGCACAGATAAAAAAGTACCCAATCCTAGCAATATTATTTATTCTAATTTAAATAATCCAGATGTATTCATAAATTCATTAGCAACTGCATATAAGAATAAGCAAATTGACAATGAGTATATCTTCACATTATCTAACTTACTTAACAGGGATACATATGCAAAACTCTTAAATCTAATACTAGATAAAGATAATCCTGTACTCATTAATGAGAATAATAATGCAGGTGAGCAAAAAAAAAGGGCTATTACTAAATATAGAAAAAAGAATATTAGAAAAAAGACTAACTTTTATATGAGTATTACTAAAGAACAAATCTTAAAGATACTAGAACTCTCTTATGAGCAGGACAAGATAATGGGTATGTTTTACTACTTGCAATATATGACAGGGTCAAGGTGTAGTGAAATTGCCAATATTAAGATGCAGGATATTAGAAAAGTTGCAGTAGATGGTGAATATATGTATCGAATTAATATTCATGTAGCTAAGAAACGGGGTGAAACTGTAATAAGACCCGTGCTTGTATCGCTACTAGATTTCGATAAGATTCAAGACGCTCATAGGGAATATGCACAAGCTAATATTAAGAATAGAATCTCTCTTCATAATTATAATTACTTAAAGCGAACATATCTTTTCCAAAAAACTAAATATAAAAGCTTATCAACAGATAATATGGGTTTTTTCTTAAGACAAATCATACAAAAGGTAACTAGAAAAAAACATATTGGTAAGTGTTCTCATATATTTAGGCATTATCGTATTTTTTTAATGAAAAATAGTAATGTTCCCTCATACGACATTAAGGAAGAGTTTCATTTTTCCAATATTAGTATGGTTGATAGATACGGCAAGCCATTAATTGATAAGAAAAAGGATTATGAATTTATGATTAATGAAAAACCTTCTTTTGCTAAATAA
- a CDS encoding DUF764 family protein produces the protein MLIDLHETQVYVLKILEMFAVALKKKQGISIELINIINHPYLEDINTNSSDVVAIKVIDYGRLGNRELRSGGFYDSVNEYELMISLYFICFITKENAVNQIDLLNRMTLIYQEYNSFLHNNSNIFKFSKAVDKEYVLRLKYILRHIGRFALKDPITVKSKYSNKAISTNIITKVNVQVIEEKITSTQK, from the coding sequence ATGTTAATAGACTTGCACGAAACACAGGTATATGTTTTAAAAATTTTAGAAATGTTTGCTGTTGCATTAAAGAAGAAGCAGGGGATAAGTATTGAGCTTATCAATATAATAAATCACCCCTACTTAGAAGATATTAATACAAACAGTAGTGATGTAGTAGCCATAAAGGTTATAGATTATGGCAGGTTAGGTAATCGTGAACTTAGAAGTGGGGGTTTTTATGATAGTGTTAATGAATATGAGCTTATGATAAGCCTGTATTTTATATGCTTTATAACAAAAGAGAATGCGGTAAACCAAATTGATTTACTTAACAGAATGACTTTAATATATCAAGAGTACAATTCATTCCTACATAACAATTCAAATATCTTCAAATTTAGCAAGGCAGTAGATAAGGAGTATGTCTTAAGGCTTAAGTATATCCTAAGACACATTGGACGGTTTGCATTAAAAGACCCCATTACAGTTAAGAGTAAATACAGCAATAAGGCAATCTCTACCAATATTATAACAAAAGTTAATGTTCAGGTTATCGAAGAGAAGATAACTAGCACACAAAAGTAA
- a CDS encoding DUF1473 family protein, which produces MRYSLVILTKSGDIKFELKTMSMYEWDMLLGFDNTLDTLRDMNKFELVLNHMICSFQHDLYDSFFKYLYGEILDKDRKFAEIYKTDLFLLIYKLHYDIFENSQTERLPKLVYIEGFFDSKLNLNKYDYINEDWNYSYVANLMNMNTLGNLNEQSK; this is translated from the coding sequence ATGAGATATTCATTAGTAATACTAACTAAGAGTGGCGATATTAAATTTGAATTAAAGACTATGTCAATGTATGAATGGGATATGCTTTTAGGATTTGATAACACACTAGATACCCTACGTGATATGAATAAATTTGAACTTGTTCTTAATCATATGATTTGCTCATTTCAACATGATTTATATGATTCATTTTTTAAATATCTTTATGGTGAAATCTTAGATAAAGATAGAAAGTTTGCAGAAATATATAAAACAGACTTATTTTTGCTTATATATAAGCTACATTACGATATTTTTGAGAATTCACAAACAGAGCGGTTACCTAAACTTGTATACATAGAAGGATTTTTTGACTCTAAGCTTAACTTAAATAAATACGACTATATTAATGAGGATTGGAATTATTCTTATGTAGCAAATTTAATGAATATGAATACTTTAGGCAATTTGAATGAGCAGTCAAAATAA
- a CDS encoding anti-CBASS protein Acb1 family protein, which yields MDEKASYNREGQGSIERARQNASRLYEYSIFFRNYIESTPEDALKNGIALNFLDEGGQVDSKARILLLKNLKVKLKEALRQAMISHRFYGFGYILIQTNGIDDDLKRGVNKDTPTGFVFLEPRKIVDNNPKLDKPYIEYVRNVYEESGDRRGRDSNIQIHKSRLIMYLNYDIILDKFVPVYSQGLITGFELFEDIYRQISKRIGNFNFLHYKDETLVDLMNTIEEIRVEATKLRQGNKENHFLNFLNSASNNRLINNRIHSLEHTSEALERELGKLKNKLHNEGIFYTSNENASLEIVKYDLAFLKDAFELVKAKIGADTKEPLTRSFNEQVKGLGSDGKGDRTNYYDYLKGVQEAVEIAVNSKLNTHYNLDMKFNDIEVLNTEERIAQETLFIDAYTKYLNLEADPRVSAKQAEYIKSNLPILGK from the coding sequence ATGGATGAAAAAGCTAGTTACAACAGAGAAGGGCAAGGAAGCATAGAGCGTGCACGACAGAATGCAAGCAGACTTTATGAATACTCTATATTTTTTAGAAATTATATTGAAAGCACACCAGAGGATGCACTAAAGAATGGGATTGCACTTAACTTCTTAGACGAAGGGGGGCAGGTAGACAGTAAGGCAAGGATACTTTTACTTAAGAATTTAAAGGTTAAGCTTAAAGAGGCGTTGCGTCAGGCTATGATAAGTCATAGGTTTTACGGGTTTGGATACATTTTAATCCAAACTAATGGAATTGACGACGACCTTAAGAGGGGTGTTAATAAGGACACACCTACGGGATTTGTATTCCTTGAGCCTAGAAAAATAGTAGATAATAATCCCAAACTAGACAAACCTTACATTGAATATGTTAGGAATGTCTACGAAGAGAGTGGTGATAGGAGAGGCAGGGATAGCAATATTCAGATACATAAGAGCAGACTCATTATGTATCTGAATTACGATATAATTTTGGATAAATTTGTTCCGGTCTACTCACAAGGACTAATCACAGGATTTGAGCTTTTTGAAGATATTTACAGACAAATAAGCAAGCGAATAGGCAACTTTAATTTCCTTCACTATAAGGATGAAACGCTAGTTGACCTTATGAATACAATAGAAGAGATACGAGTAGAGGCAACTAAGCTTAGACAAGGTAATAAGGAAAACCACTTTTTAAACTTTTTAAATTCAGCTAGCAATAATAGGCTTATAAATAACAGGATTCACTCATTAGAACATACAAGTGAGGCTTTAGAGAGAGAGTTAGGGAAACTCAAGAATAAGTTACACAATGAAGGGATATTCTACACATCAAATGAGAATGCTAGCCTAGAGATAGTAAAGTATGACCTTGCATTTTTAAAGGATGCATTTGAATTAGTTAAAGCAAAAATAGGGGCGGATACTAAGGAACCATTAACTCGTAGCTTTAATGAACAAGTTAAGGGGTTGGGTAGTGACGGGAAGGGTGATAGGACTAATTACTATGATTATTTAAAGGGGGTACAAGAGGCGGTAGAGATTGCTGTTAATAGCAAGCTTAACACACACTACAATCTTGATATGAAGTTTAATGATATTGAGGTATTAAACACAGAAGAGCGTATAGCACAAGAGACATTGTTCATTGATGCATATACAAAATACCTAAACCTAGAGGCAGACCCAAGGGTAAGTGCGAAGCAGGCAGAATACATTAAGAGCAACTTACCGATATTGGGTAAATAA
- a CDS encoding DUF1463 family protein, with protein MAYDGHTSFQNFKDSVFIFNEHEFKHGRIKISKGKNEIAKTSNLGDMAFFLKQEANFYIIELEVSKNSYDYKKLMAFYHAQENGDQRPEDNYKPLTFLDKEGGVKITTEHAFFTSYNELSYNPEEPAEVTFTLNAIKCTTEFIDK; from the coding sequence ATGGCATACGATGGACACACTAGTTTTCAAAACTTTAAAGACTCTGTATTTATTTTCAATGAGCATGAATTTAAACACGGACGAATTAAGATAAGTAAGGGGAAAAATGAGATTGCTAAAACATCCAATTTAGGTGATATGGCATTTTTTCTAAAACAAGAAGCTAACTTTTATATCATCGAATTAGAGGTAAGTAAAAACAGTTATGACTACAAAAAATTAATGGCATTTTATCATGCACAAGAAAATGGCGACCAGAGACCGGAAGACAATTATAAACCATTAACTTTTCTTGATAAAGAAGGCGGTGTTAAGATTACAACAGAGCATGCATTCTTTACAAGCTATAATGAACTCTCATATAACCCCGAAGAGCCAGCAGAGGTCACATTTACTCTTAATGCAATCAAGTGCACGACAGAATTTATAGACAAATAA
- the bdr gene encoding Bdr family repetitive protein has product MQATQEQADYTRYHITEQQVYEELIRMGMDKPIAIQFANKYFYNELTQRDLENLEKNFNVRLKAIEDRIMGVENRISELKDDIKSLDTKIDSVRNELKDDIKSLDTKIDNVRNELKDDIKNVKDELNNKIDSVRNELKDDYKSLDTKIDSVRNELKDDIKNVKDDIKNVKEDLNHKIDSVKNELSVKIDSLEKNNKWIFGLTFTIWLTTLGGFIALFIAMYTK; this is encoded by the coding sequence GTGCAAGCAACACAAGAACAAGCAGATTACACAAGATATCACATAACAGAACAGCAAGTATATGAAGAGCTTATAAGAATGGGTATGGACAAACCAATAGCTATACAATTTGCAAATAAGTATTTTTATAATGAGCTTACTCAGCGAGACCTTGAAAACTTAGAAAAAAACTTCAATGTTAGACTAAAAGCAATAGAAGATAGAATTATGGGCGTTGAAAATAGAATAAGTGAACTTAAGGATGATATTAAAAGTCTTGACACTAAAATAGACAGCGTTAGAAATGAACTTAAGGATGATATTAAAAGTCTTGACACTAAAATAGACAATGTTAGAAATGAACTTAAGGATGATATTAAGAATGTTAAAGATGAATTAAATAATAAGATAGATAGTGTTAGAAATGAACTTAAAGATGATTATAAGAGCCTTGACACTAAAATAGACAGCGTTAGAAATGAACTTAAGGATGATATTAAGAATGTTAAGGATGATATTAAAAATGTTAAAGAAGATTTAAATCATAAGATAGACAGTGTTAAGAATGAACTTAGTGTTAAGATAGACAGTTTAGAAAAAAATAATAAATGGATATTTGGATTAACATTTACAATTTGGCTTACTACCTTAGGTGGATTTATAGCTCTTTTTATAGCCATGTATACAAAATAA
- a CDS encoding DUF228 domain-containing protein: MSTDTTELQKQIQKLQQEKSSLEAQLQQEKAKTTSKQQDAISLLQSKGEREIRPTTNLENDFVNQNKQFASYASTRVDPKTRIEALPYKGFCHKMGVKLVYDTEYEKQVEAGGGDELYGVCINVDEYLKVAHVVRTVCQGHFVCANGSIKAGDKLTFSDKGILEKAVKNRHTYAHATAVKDSFEFSDKKGIYGVEVDFNGFVAPKVN; this comes from the coding sequence ATGTCAACAGACACAACAGAGTTGCAAAAACAAATTCAGAAATTACAACAAGAAAAGAGTAGCCTTGAGGCGCAATTACAACAAGAGAAGGCTAAGACTACTAGTAAGCAACAAGATGCAATATCACTACTTCAAAGTAAGGGCGAGCGTGAGATTAGACCAACAACAAACTTAGAGAATGATTTTGTTAACCAGAATAAACAGTTTGCAAGTTATGCATCAACTAGAGTTGACCCTAAGACAAGAATAGAAGCATTACCTTATAAGGGATTTTGCCACAAAATGGGTGTAAAGCTAGTTTATGACACAGAATATGAGAAACAAGTTGAGGCAGGCGGTGGTGATGAGCTTTATGGTGTTTGCATTAATGTTGATGAGTACTTAAAGGTAGCACATGTGGTAAGAACAGTGTGTCAAGGGCATTTTGTTTGCGCTAACGGAAGCATTAAAGCAGGTGATAAGCTTACCTTTTCAGATAAGGGGATATTAGAAAAAGCTGTAAAGAATCGTCATACTTATGCGCATGCTACTGCAGTTAAGGATTCATTTGAATTTAGTGATAAGAAGGGTATTTATGGTGTAGAGGTTGATTTTAATGGATTTGTTGCACCAAAAGTAAACTAA
- a CDS encoding DUF787 family protein: MPQDTIKVNLVDNALQMNVINYYRPLLIFKSEVLDGVALMLTSQAYEDDILNLKMISSISSDQSKQQTAKNERGLLTRAVKDYFDEGGFKSLDILLFKDIKEVKAYLKVNLHPFVCFVNPCEDKNTTDITSLVNPNNFIVFSKTSRDLPTALKSKKGRQLENLILFYNKETTNKEGASEYDNTHIKFISQYLHQASMFHATNPYGIRIKAEPIITDTELISSLRGSNINFYTLLNETGYDGILAIKEGVDLAGRPIDEIATYAYIKNKATEELIRIWNANNRSNSKLSTIQLEGASPNVYTSALEVLFKRFKDNGLIFSFSDIKFKIEPIDNALRMSLSVMIQYNHSLNTVELKITAEDINAIFKGDK; this comes from the coding sequence ATGCCACAAGATACAATTAAGGTCAATTTAGTTGATAACGCGCTACAAATGAATGTTATAAATTACTATAGACCGCTATTAATATTTAAAAGTGAAGTATTAGACGGGGTAGCGCTTATGCTTACAAGCCAAGCTTATGAGGATGATATTTTAAACCTTAAGATGATATCAAGTATTTCAAGTGACCAGAGCAAACAACAAACAGCTAAGAATGAGCGGGGTTTGCTAACAAGAGCAGTTAAGGATTATTTTGATGAAGGCGGGTTTAAATCACTTGATATCCTGCTTTTTAAAGACATTAAGGAAGTTAAAGCTTATCTTAAAGTGAACCTACACCCATTTGTTTGCTTCGTAAATCCTTGTGAAGATAAGAACACAACAGATATTACCTCTCTTGTAAACCCAAATAACTTTATTGTCTTCTCAAAGACAAGCCGTGATTTACCAACTGCACTAAAGAGTAAGAAAGGCAGGCAATTAGAAAATCTTATTCTTTTCTATAACAAGGAAACTACTAATAAAGAGGGTGCGAGTGAATATGATAATACACATATTAAATTTATATCACAATACCTACATCAGGCTAGCATGTTTCATGCAACCAATCCTTATGGGATAAGAATTAAAGCAGAACCCATAATCACAGACACAGAGCTTATTAGCTCACTTAGGGGTAGTAATATTAACTTCTATACTCTTCTTAATGAGACAGGATATGATGGAATACTTGCTATTAAGGAAGGTGTTGACCTTGCAGGACGTCCCATTGATGAGATTGCTACTTATGCTTATATAAAAAATAAAGCAACCGAAGAGCTTATAAGAATATGGAACGCTAATAACAGAAGTAACTCTAAACTAAGCACGATTCAACTAGAGGGTGCAAGTCCTAATGTATACACTTCAGCACTAGAGGTACTATTTAAACGATTTAAGGATAACGGGCTTATTTTCTCTTTTAGCGATATCAAATTCAAAATAGAGCCTATTGATAACGCTCTTAGAATGTCTCTTAGTGTTATGATTCAATACAATCATAGCCTTAATACCGTAGAACTTAAGATTACAGCCGAAGATATTAATGCAATTTTTAAGGGGGATAAGTAA
- a CDS encoding DUF1357 family protein: MVDTVPTTQASSKETAHLDDDKTTSNLVASDTQASITREEYQGLMDTLREFKQQLVASKEGQTNFYKKPSIDEQVAREIASNERRELTQKELADKAKFISEVSKLAEENLASHFNTEKLELQGYHTDEIVDAQIKALVKKYVPQETIIAIAGTSDLEKVKKGSELLGQLFRVAKAHIRDRQNRYNSQRALNSILTRSENSEFKSFSNDGANLLAEDDFKYANLNYWKQRRENREKQVS, from the coding sequence ATGGTGGACACGGTTCCAACAACACAGGCTAGTAGCAAGGAGACAGCCCATTTGGATGATGATAAGACTACTAGTAATTTAGTAGCTAGTGATACTCAAGCTAGCATTACAAGAGAAGAGTATCAAGGCCTTATGGATACACTTCGTGAGTTTAAGCAACAACTTGTTGCAAGTAAAGAAGGACAGACTAATTTTTACAAAAAGCCGTCAATTGATGAGCAAGTGGCAAGGGAAATTGCTTCAAATGAGAGGCGAGAACTTACACAAAAAGAGCTTGCAGATAAGGCTAAATTTATTAGTGAGGTTAGTAAGCTAGCAGAAGAGAACTTAGCTAGTCACTTTAATACAGAAAAACTAGAGCTGCAAGGGTATCATACCGATGAGATAGTAGATGCTCAGATTAAGGCATTAGTTAAAAAGTATGTTCCACAAGAGACTATTATAGCAATAGCAGGGACTAGTGATTTAGAAAAAGTTAAAAAGGGGAGTGAACTTTTAGGACAATTATTTAGGGTTGCTAAGGCTCATATAAGAGATAGACAAAATAGATACAACTCACAAAGAGCACTAAATAGTATCTTAACAAGAAGTGAGAATAGTGAGTTTAAGAGTTTTTCAAATGATGGAGCTAATCTTTTAGCGGAAGATGATTTTAAGTATGCAAACCTAAATTATTGGAAGCAAAGGCGAGAAAATAGAGAAAAGCAAGTATCTTAA